Proteins co-encoded in one Desulfonatronum sp. SC1 genomic window:
- a CDS encoding DUF1566 domain-containing protein — MLFISSTSLAQQCLDNGDGTVTDKGAGLMWQKATAGQMTWDAAMSYASGLSMGGHSDWRLPNIDEILGLYHSPCKSMMEC; from the coding sequence ATGCTATTTATCTCTTCTACATCCCTTGCCCAGCAGTGCTTGGACAACGGGGACGGGACCGTGACGGACAAAGGTGCTGGCCTGATGTGGCAAAAGGCAACGGCTGGCCAAATGACCTGGGATGCTGCCATGAGTTATGCTTCCGGCCTATCCATGGGAGGACATTCGGATTGGAGGTTGCCAAACATAGATGAAATATTGGGACTGTACCATTCACCGTGTAAATCTATGATGGAATGTTAG